In Helianthus annuus cultivar XRQ/B chromosome 9, HanXRQr2.0-SUNRISE, whole genome shotgun sequence, the following are encoded in one genomic region:
- the LOC110878509 gene encoding F-box/kelch-repeat protein At3g06240 → MSPSACKNLPLEITEAIILPLLPPKSLARFKSVSKTWNSLISSPHFIKTHLLQTHHTTQLIALSTTGSLYSIDITDTRPRLDSDDIPATAKELGIRSPLRWKEILGSCNGLLLAKDENNTMFVMNPMTQDLWKVPLCPFAPVYEEYEEVYVRYGFGYDSSTDDYKIVSMSFWNPYSYHDSKETFVCVYSLRNNSWRKLPDCNYYEHDYTVVDDVINGALINQSLHWLTRQFEIVGFNLANEEFKQMKFPVSVGFYRGLFTSMVDVGGKLGVFMRSEAGFECCVMEEYGVADSWTKVRIHGFEEEDRVWPVYLLQGRNREIVFQDTEGGVVVYNIDERRRRDVRIVGGPGGNANVFPGMFVESLESPKRVMIAS, encoded by the coding sequence ATGTCTCCTTCTGCCTGCAAAAACCTCCCCCTGGAGATCACCGAAGCAATAATACTCCCTCTGTTGCCGCCCAAATCTCTTGCCCGCTTCAAGTCCGTTTCAAAGACATGGAACTCCCTCATTTCCAGCCCCCATTTCATCAAAACCCACCTCCTTCAAACACATCATACCACTCAATTGATTGCCCTTTCCACTACAGGATCACTCTACTCCATCGATATAACCGATACCCGCCCTCGTCTCGACAGCGATGATATACCCGCAACCGCAAAAGAACTGGGTATTCGCTCACCGCTCCGGTGGAAAGAGATCTTGGGATCCTGCAACGGACTCCTTCTAGCGAAAGACGAAAACAATACGATGTTCGTGATGAATCCAATGACACAAGACCTCTGGAAAGTTCCTCTTTGCCCTTTTGCACCCGTATATGAAGAATATGAAGAGGTTTATGTTAGGTACGGATTCGGTTACGATTCATCCACAGACGATTATAAAATAGTCTCGATGTCGTTTTGGAACCCCTACAGCTATCATGATTCCAAGGAGACGTTTGTATGCGTTTATAGCCTGCGTAACAACTCATGGAGGAAATTGCCTGATTGTAATTACTATGAACACGATTACACCGTGGTGGATGATGTTATCAACGGTGCTCTCATCAACCAGAGTCTTCACTGGTTAACAAGACAATTCGAGATTGTTGGGTTTAATTTAGCAAATGAAGAATTCAAGCAAATGAAATTTCCTGTTTCAGTTGGATTTTACAGAGGTTTGTTTACTAGCATGGTTGATGTTGGCGGGAAACTCGGTGTGTTTATGAGGAGCGAGGCGGGTTTTGAGTGTTGTGTGATGGAGGAGTATGGTGTTGCTGACTCTTGGACCAAGGTGCGTATTCATGGATTTGAGGAGGAAGATAGAGTTTGGCCAGTGTATTTGCTTCAAGGAAGAAATCGGGAAATTGTGTTTCAAGACACAGAAGGTGGAGTGGTTGTGTACAATATAGATGAAAGAAGACGCAGAGACGTAAGGATCGTGGGTGGCCCGGGTGGTAATGCTAATGTATTTCCAGGTATGTTTGTTGAAAGCCTAGAATCACCTAAACGCGTCATGATAGCATCTTAA
- the LOC110878508 gene encoding calcium-dependent protein kinase 25 yields MLSAGLQADSVLKTKTGHLKEYYNLGPKLGHGQFGTTFLCIEKTTGKRFACKSIARRKLLIEEDVEDVRWEIEIMHHLSGHPNVVSIQGAYEDSVAVHLVMELCGGGELFDRIAQKGHYSERKAADLIRKIVGVIEACHSLGVMHRDLKPENFFFVDEDEDSPLKTIDFGLSVFFKPGSRRH; encoded by the exons ATGTTAAGTGCAGGGTTACAAGCTGATTCCGTCTTGAAAACCAAAACCGGACATTTAAAAGAGTACTACAACTTAGGTCCGAAACTGGGTCATGGTCAATTCGGTACAACTTTTCTTTGCATTGAGAAAACTACAGGAAAACGCTTCGCGTGCAAATCAATCGCTAGGCGGAAATTACTCATCGAAGAAGATGTAGAAGATGTGAGATGGGAAATTGAGATCATGCATCATTTATCTGGACACCCTAATGTGGTGTCGATTCAAGGAGCGTATGAAGATTCGGTTGCGGTTCATTTGGTTATGGAACTATGTGGTGGAGGTGAACTGTTTGATAGAATTGCCCAAAAGGGTCATTATTCGGAACGAAAAGCGGCTGATCTTATTAGAAAGATTGTTGGTGTGATTGAAGCGTGTCATTCTTTAGGTGTTATGCATCGTGATCTTAAACCGGAGAATTTTTTTTTCgtagatgaagatgaagattcgCCGCTTAAGACTATAGATTTTGGGCTATCCGTTTTCTTTAAACCAG GGTCTCGAAGACACTGA